CTATCTGGAAGCATCATGATTCGTGCATCTTTGAGGCAGTGTTTCTGGAGGTCCAGACGGTTGTATGTGCTGTTTTGGTAGACGTTGATCTGTGGACTGCGGGCTTGAGCTGAGGGGTTAACATAAAGTATTGACCCAAGCCCCCAACCTAGCCTGCAGTCTGACCTATGTGGCCTGGCGTGTTGCTTTTCTGTCTTTCTATCTATCCTTATCTCTTCTTTGTTTGTTTCCAAGGTGGGTGATCCACCCTTGTAACCCTATTTCCCCCCTCCTATACTGGATGCAATTTTCCTGAATGTTTGAGAAAAACTAGTGAGCTCTACTTATGCGACATGGTGGGAAACAATTTCATCATTGTGCTGCCAGATGCGTAAGCTTTTTTTCCCTCATTCCAAATGGAGCTAGAACTTTCTTTGTTTTCCTTATACTCCCTCTTTTTTTAGATATATGAACTAATTAGCCTGTTCTAATTGACATTTATTTAAAAATGAAGGGATTAGGTTTGTTCAAACGTCCATGCTATAACTGTCTGATGCACTGTACTACACTACGCATTTGAACCACGTTGGCTTTTCACTTGTAAACATACAATTTCGTTCATTGCATGTTTGAAGTAGGATGACAGAACAAAGGCTTACAAGAGGATGGTTGATGTCAGTAGGAGAATTGATGACTACCGTCAGCATCCGCAGTTCAGTGTTCTTGCAAGTTCACTTGTCTCAAGCCGAGTTTCAGAATGCCTGAAGTCATCCAAGGCAAGAAAGCTTGTGTtgtcttctttttttttattgCAATGTCTATATAGCATGATATATGTCATCCTGATCTCTCAGATCTACTAAATTCTTAGATAAATTCTGTGTTTAAATGCAAACAATTCGACCATATTTTATACTCTGTCCAAACCCATTTAAATTCCTCTAATCCAGTTGTTGTCGATGAACCATTATATTTAACAATTCAAGGTTGATTGGGTCGTCAGACAAATGTAAGGTTCTTTTATTTGAGGAAGCTTtttgttttttattttgttCAACACACTCATATGATCTACGCAGCTAAGCCTTTTTCCTGGAACTTAACCTGACTGCAAAAGAGAATGTCAGCCTTCTTAAATGCATGTTACAGGATACACCGTGAAAATCATGAACATGCTCGATACTTGTCCGATGATTATCAGAGGAATATGTGTGTCTGACAAATATCGAAGGAATATCAATATCTGTTACGTGTGTTAAGTTTCCAGTTTTCCACGCATCATAGACTTCATGTATTGCCACACAAATTCAATCCAATTGAACTGAAGGAACTTAAACCTTCAATTTGTTGAAATCTGTCATTATCCTCATAGCTTTAGCTACCAAATATCTTATGAAAGTTACTTCGGAATGaggaaaaatgaaaaaaaacttTGTTAAGTGCCTATTAACAATAAGTTCTAAGATTTTATTACAACTGTGGTCCTAGCAAATGTCTTTAGCTTAATTCATTGACATTTTTGTTTGTTTCAGTTATACTCTAGAAAGACAGATGGGGAGACAACCACAGATACATACGGAATGAAATGGCTAAAGGATGCTGTTCTCAGCAAAAGATCAGATAATGCTTTTCGGAGTATTATGGTTGGGGACCCAAAAATTAGGTTATGGGAAATTGGCATTCCTGAAGGTTTGGCTTCAAATTTGGTTGTTTCTGAGCATGTTAGTTCTTATAATTTAGAAAATATGAATTTCAAGTGCAACCTGCACCTTCTAGCTAAGGAAGAACTGTTTATTCGCCGAAGTGGGAAGCTAATGTTTATTCGGAAGGCAAACCAGCTAGAAGTTGGCGACATTGCCTATAGACCATTGCAAGACGGCGATCTTATTCTCGTCAACAGGCCTCCTTCAGTCCATCAACATTCACTGATCGCATTATCTACAAAAATTCTTCCAATTCAGTCTGTTGTATCAATCAATCCACTATGCTGTACGCCTTTTTTGGGAGACTTTGACGGGGATTGTTTGCATGGATATATCCCACAATCTATACGATCAAGAATTGAGCTTGGAGAGCTGGTAAGCTTACACCAGCAGCTGTTGAATATGCAAGATGGTCGAAGTTTAGTGTCACTAACACATGACTCTCTAGCTGCTGCATATTTGTTAACAAGTACAGATGTTTTTCTGAAAAAATCTGAATTACAGCAGCTTCAAATGCTATGCCTTTCAGTATCAAAAACACCAGTACCAGCAGTAGTTAAATCTATGGACTTTCAAGGTTCTCTGTGGACGGGTAAACAATTTTTCAGCATGCTTCTTCCTTCAGGCATGAATTTCAGTTGTGATAGGAAGTTGCAAATAATAGACAGTGAAGTTCTTACCTGCTCATTGGGGTCTTCTTGGCTACAAAATAGCACATCTGGTCTCTTTTCTATCATGTTCAAACAGTATGGTCACAAGGCACTTGAGTTCCTTTCTTCTGCCCAAGAAGTACTATGTGAGTTCTTAACGATGAGGGGTTTAAGTGTCTCTCTTTCAGATCTCTATATGTTCTCAGATCATTACTCAAGGAGAAAACTGACTGAGGGAGTCAAACTGGCTTTGGATGAAGCTGAAGAAGCTTTCCGAATCAAGCAAATATTGCTAGATCCTATTAACATACCAATTCTAAAGTGTCATGATGAAACTGAAGATGTAATTTACAGACAATCTGATAATATTCAGAGCAATCTATCAGTTGTCAGATCTTCAATCATGGCATTTAAAGATGTCTTCAGCGATCTCCTAAAAATGGTGCAACAACATGTTAGCAATGATAACTCGATGGTGGTGATGATTAATGCGGGAAGCAAGGGTAGCATGCTGAAATATGCGCAGCAAACTGCATGTGTTGGTCTTCAACTTCCAGCAAGCAAATTTCCCTTCAGAATTCCTTCCAAACTCTCATGTATTAGCTGGAATAGGCAGAAGTCATTAAATTGTGAAGCTGAGGGTACCAACGGACATGTGGGAGGTCAAAACCTTTACGCTGTAATCAGGAATTCCTTCATTGAGGGTTTAAATCCATTGGAGTGTCTTCTGCATGCTATATCTGGAAGGGCAAACTTCTTCAGTGAGCATGCTGATGTGCCTGGGACACTAACGAGAAAATTAATGTATCACTTGAGAGATCTACACGTTGCTTATGATGGAACTGTTAGAAGTTCTTACGGGCAGCACATATTGCAATTCTCTTATGATACTGCTGATGATATGTACTGTAATCGTGATCGGGTAGATGAAATTGGTGCCCCTGTTGGTTCTTGGGCCGCTTGTTCGATTTCAGAAGCTGCATATGGAGCTTTGGATCACCCAGTTAATGGTTTAGAGGACTCCCCTCTAATGAATCTACAAGTAACATTCTTCTATCTGTTGTTAATTTCTATACTTATTTTGTGGCCATTGTCCTCTGTAATTTTTTCTCCTGACACTATGTTTTATTTTGCTGTGCAGGAAGTATTTAAGT
The sequence above is drawn from the Panicum hallii strain FIL2 chromosome 7, PHallii_v3.1, whole genome shotgun sequence genome and encodes:
- the LOC112899233 gene encoding DNA-directed RNA polymerase IV subunit 1 isoform X5 yields the protein MRHGGKQFHHCAARCDDRTKAYKRMVDVSRRIDDYRQHPQFSVLASSLVSSRVSECLKSSKLYSRKTDGETTTDTYGMKWLKDAVLSKRSDNAFRSIMVGDPKIRLWEIGIPEGLASNLVVSEHVSSYNLENMNFKCNLHLLAKEELFIRRSGKLMFIRKANQLEVGDIAYRPLQDGDLILVNRPPSVHQHSLIALSTKILPIQSVVSINPLCCTPFLGDFDGDCLHGYIPQSIRSRIELGELVSLHQQLLNMQDGRSLVSLTHDSLAAAYLLTSTDVFLKKSELQQLQMLCLSVSKTPVPAVVKSMDFQGSLWTGKQFFSMLLPSGMNFSCDRKLQIIDSEVLTCSLGSSWLQNSTSGLFSIMFKQYGHKALEFLSSAQEVLCEFLTMRGLSVSLSDLYMFSDHYSRRKLTEGVKLALDEAEEAFRIKQILLDPINIPILKCHDETEDVIYRQSDNIQSNLSVVRSSIMAFKDVFSDLLKMVQQHVSNDNSMVVMINAGSKGSMLKYAQQTACVGLQLPASKFPFRIPSKLSCISWNRQKSLNCEAEGTNGHVGGQNLYAVIRNSFIEGLNPLECLLHAISGRANFFSEHADVPGTLTRKLMYHLRDLHVAYDGTVRSSYGQHILQFSYDTADDMYCNRDRVDEIGAPVGSWAACSISEAAYGALDHPVNGLEDSPLMNLQEVFKCHKASNSGDHVGFLFLSKNLKKHRFGLEYASLEVKNHLERVNFSDLVETVMIIYDGCDTTRKGGPWTTHFHISKEMMKKKRLGLGFVVEELTKEYDATRNQLNNEIPSVRISKIKRSVGDECVQNSTCCITVVAQAESNSMSQLDTIKKRVIPIILDTLLKGFLEFKDVEIQCRHDGELLVKVGMSEHCKAGRFWATLQNACIPVMELIDWEQSQPKNVYDIFCSYGIDSAWKCFVESLKSVTADIGRNVRREHLLVVADSLSVTGQFHSLSSQGLKQQRTRLSISSPFSEACFSRPAQSFINAAKQCSVDNLCGSLDAIAWGKEPFNGTSGPFEIMHVGKPHKPEENESIYGFLCNPEVQNFEKNCLDSCRHSTENASRCRLACKSKGSATINGGNITIDHGFLHAKVGIWDNIIDMRTSLQNMLREYPLNGYVMEPYKSQLVEALKFHPKGAEKIGVGVKEIKIGLHPSHPDTRCFILLRNDDTTEDFSYKKCVQGAANSISPQLGSYFEKKLYRRG
- the LOC112899233 gene encoding DNA-directed RNA polymerase IV subunit 1 isoform X6; its protein translation is MVDVSRRIDDYRQHPQFSVLASSLVSSRVSECLKSSKLYSRKTDGETTTDTYGMKWLKDAVLSKRSDNAFRSIMVGDPKIRLWEIGIPEGLASNLVVSEHVSSYNLENMNFKCNLHLLAKEELFIRRSGKLMFIRKANQLEVGDIAYRPLQDGDLILVNRPPSVHQHSLIALSTKILPIQSVVSINPLCCTPFLGDFDGDCLHGYIPQSIRSRIELGELVSLHQQLLNMQDGRSLVSLTHDSLAAAYLLTSTDVFLKKSELQQLQMLCLSVSKTPVPAVVKSMDFQGSLWTGKQFFSMLLPSGMNFSCDRKLQIIDSEVLTCSLGSSWLQNSTSGLFSIMFKQYGHKALEFLSSAQEVLCEFLTMRGLSVSLSDLYMFSDHYSRRKLTEGVKLALDEAEEAFRIKQILLDPINIPILKCHDETEDVIYRQSDNIQSNLSVVRSSIMAFKDVFSDLLKMVQQHVSNDNSMVVMINAGSKGSMLKYAQQTACVGLQLPASKFPFRIPSKLSCISWNRQKSLNCEAEGTNGHVGGQNLYAVIRNSFIEGLNPLECLLHAISGRANFFSEHADVPGTLTRKLMYHLRDLHVAYDGTVRSSYGQHILQFSYDTADDMYCNRDRVDEIGAPVGSWAACSISEAAYGALDHPVNGLEDSPLMNLQEVFKCHKASNSGDHVGFLFLSKNLKKHRFGLEYASLEVKNHLERVNFSDLVETVMIIYDGCDTTRKGGPWTTHFHISKEMMKKKRLGLGFVVEELTKEYDATRNQLNNEIPSVRISKIKRSVGDECVQNSTCCITVVAQAESNSMSQLDTIKKRVIPIILDTLLKGFLEFKDVEIQCRHDGELLVKVGMSEHCKAGRFWATLQNACIPVMELIDWEQSQPKNVYDIFCSYGIDSAWKCFVESLKSVTADIGRNVRREHLLVVADSLSVTGQFHSLSSQGLKQQRTRLSISSPFSEACFSRPAQSFINAAKQCSVDNLCGSLDAIAWGKEPFNGTSGPFEIMHVGKPHKPEENESIYGFLCNPEVQNFEKNCLDSCRHSTENASRCRLACKSKGSATINGGNITIDHGFLHAKVGIWDNIIDMRTSLQNMLREYPLNGYVMEPYKSQLVEALKFHPKGAEKIGVGVKEIKIGLHPSHPDTRCFILLRNDDTTEDFSYKKCVQGAANSISPQLGSYFEKKLYRRG